A genomic stretch from Salarias fasciatus chromosome 10, fSalaFa1.1, whole genome shotgun sequence includes:
- the LOC115395788 gene encoding odorant receptor 131-2-like — MSNVSVLSADQSLLERVMFCSVTTVPCCVFLLVNCTMLISLRSKAVFRDTCRYVLLYNLLLADTVQLVVSQVLYILLVLSLRITYPLCGFLITLNRIILRISPLTLVVMSFDRYVAVCYPLRHATIVTMGKTRGAICVIWVICSVNVFMYISLLRENPFEGLNSLQIKRCSVENMLWGPVAAMFDKVYEFTLFISAGVSISFSYIGVLVAARSASTDKVSARKAHKTLLLHLVQLGLSLSSTMFKPLFGVMSQLIDRITRVRISILFYVCVVMLPRCLSSLIYGLGDQTIRPVLLHLLLCQFATSVSTRVAPYGRRPAPCRHK; from the coding sequence atGTCTAACGTGTCGGTGCTCTCAGCTGACCAGAGCTTGTTGGAGAGAGTGATGTTCTGCTCCGTCACCACAGTGCCCTGCTGTGTCTTTCTCTTGGTGAACTGCACCATGTTGATCTCTCTGAGGAGTAAAGCTGTGTTCAGGGACACGTGTCGTTATGTGCTACTCTATAACCTGTTGTTGGCCGACACGGTGCAGCTGGTTGTGAGTCAGGTACTCTACATACTGTTAGTCTTAAGTCTCAGGATCACTTATCCCTTGTGTGGGTTCCTCATCACACTCAACCGCATCATTCTGAGAATCTCTCCTCTCACGTTGGTGGTCATGTCTTTTGACAGGTACGTGGCGGTGTGCTACCCTCTGCGGCATGCCACCATCGTGACCATGGGTAAAACCAGAGGAGCCATCTGTGTGATCTGGGTGATCTGCTCTGTGAATGTGTTCATGTATATCAGTTTGCTGAGGGAGAATCCTTTTGAGGGCCTGAACTCTCTGCAGATTAAGCGCTGTTCTGTAGAAAACATGTTGTGGGGACCTGTTGCTGCAATGTTCGACAAGGTTTATGAGTTCACTCTGTTCATCTCTGCTGGAGTCTCCATCTCTTTCTCCTACATTGGTGTTTTGGTTGCAGCCAGATCAGCTTCCACAGACAAAGTGTCAGCCCGTAAAGCTCataaaactctgctgctgcacctggTCCAGCTGGGCCTGAGCCTGTCCTCCACCATGTTCAAGCCTCTGTTCGGTGTCATGTCCCAGCTCATTGACAGGATCACCCGGGTGCGTATCAGTATCCTcttctatgtgtgtgtggtcatgtTGCCCAGGTGTCTCAGTTCCCTCATCTACGGCCTCGGAGATCAGACCATCAGacccgtcctcctccacctcctcctctgtcagttTGCCACCTCGGTCTCCACCCGGGTGGCACCTTACGGCAGACGTCCAGCTCCATGCAGACATAAGTAG